A DNA window from Actinokineospora baliensis contains the following coding sequences:
- a CDS encoding MFS transporter, with product MSGYAISSYGNYLNIIALSLFTYEVTRSPIGIGLVMSLRLAAGVCAAPIAGRLAGRLDRRRMMLAADFAQLAAMVVLAVGAAARSVVLLACVVVVLGAGNTTFLVAMRTAVPQLFGQDERVRVTGLLVTVRSLAAVGGFASAGIVIGTGGFEVAFLLNAASFVASAVALVLLGRVIADRGAPGGAAVDAAPGTRIRLLGVVAPAVLAMVVVRGVDALSSSSHNIALPVFAASADPARPATVMALFWSAWALGIVLAHLVLTRWRRIEPGARAFAIGTCVMSVSFALAFVDTTLVLVCASALVAGLAEGFAEITYTARLQAEPDHLRGRLFGLSATAETSGFALGMVASAAALEVAAPAVVVAAFHGLAVAAALAFLVFAVARR from the coding sequence GTGAGCGGATACGCCATCTCCTCGTACGGCAACTACCTGAACATCATCGCGCTGAGCCTTTTCACCTACGAGGTCACCCGCAGCCCCATCGGCATCGGCCTGGTCATGTCGTTGCGCTTGGCGGCCGGGGTCTGCGCGGCGCCGATCGCGGGCAGGCTGGCCGGTCGCCTCGACCGGCGGCGGATGATGCTGGCCGCCGACTTCGCCCAGTTGGCCGCGATGGTGGTGCTGGCGGTCGGCGCCGCGGCGCGGTCGGTGGTGCTGCTGGCGTGCGTCGTCGTCGTGCTCGGTGCGGGCAACACCACCTTCCTGGTGGCGATGCGCACCGCGGTACCCCAGTTGTTCGGCCAGGACGAGCGGGTGCGGGTCACCGGCCTGCTGGTCACGGTGCGCTCGCTGGCCGCGGTGGGCGGGTTCGCCTCGGCGGGCATCGTGATCGGCACCGGCGGGTTCGAGGTGGCGTTCCTGCTCAACGCGGCCAGCTTCGTCGCCTCCGCGGTCGCGCTGGTGCTGCTCGGGCGGGTCATCGCCGACCGGGGTGCGCCCGGGGGAGCGGCAGTGGACGCCGCGCCGGGCACCCGGATCCGGCTGCTGGGGGTCGTGGCGCCCGCGGTGCTGGCCATGGTGGTCGTGCGCGGGGTCGACGCGCTGAGTTCGTCCTCGCACAACATCGCGCTGCCGGTGTTCGCCGCCTCGGCCGATCCGGCCAGGCCCGCGACGGTCATGGCGCTGTTCTGGTCGGCGTGGGCGCTGGGCATCGTGCTCGCGCACCTGGTGCTGACCAGGTGGCGGCGGATCGAGCCGGGAGCCCGGGCGTTCGCCATCGGGACCTGCGTCATGTCGGTGTCGTTCGCGCTGGCCTTCGTCGACACCACCCTGGTGCTGGTGTGCGCGTCGGCGCTGGTGGCCGGGCTGGCCGAGGGCTTCGCCGAGATCACCTACACCGCGCGGCTGCAGGCCGAGCCCGACCACCTGCGCGGGCGGCTGTTCGGGTTGTCCGCCACCGCCGAGACCTCGGGGTTCGCGCTGGGCATGGTCGCCAGCGCCGCGGCGCTGGAGGTCGCCGCGCCCGCGGTGGTCGTCGCCGCCTTCCACGGCCTCGCGGTCGCCGCGGCACTGGCGTTCCTGGTTTTCGCGGTCGCCCGCCGGTAG
- a CDS encoding putative protein N(5)-glutamine methyltransferase: MDVVRRLRAAGCVFAEDEARLLTEAAGSPAELDELVAARVAGEPLEHLLGWAEFAGLRVAVTPGVFVPRRRTEFLAEQAAALCQPGSVVLDLCCGCGAIGAAISAAVPGIALHASDVDPAAVACARRNLPAAEVYEGDLFEPLPRSLRGAFDVVVANVPYVPTDEIDWMPVEARLHEPLSALDGGADGLRFQRLLAGGAAEWLRPGGSLLVETSERQSPVSVDVFAGAGFAAEVRVCDERDSTVVVGVLAG; this comes from the coding sequence ATGGACGTTGTGCGTCGGCTGCGGGCCGCCGGTTGTGTTTTCGCCGAAGACGAGGCCCGGTTGCTGACCGAGGCCGCCGGATCCCCGGCCGAACTGGACGAACTGGTCGCAGCCAGGGTCGCCGGGGAGCCGCTGGAGCACCTGTTGGGCTGGGCCGAGTTCGCGGGACTGCGGGTCGCGGTGACACCCGGGGTGTTCGTGCCGAGGCGCCGCACGGAGTTCCTCGCCGAGCAAGCGGCCGCACTGTGCCAACCGGGCTCGGTAGTCCTGGACCTGTGCTGCGGCTGCGGTGCGATCGGCGCCGCCATATCCGCCGCGGTCCCCGGAATAGCGCTGCACGCCTCGGATGTGGACCCGGCCGCGGTGGCGTGCGCACGGCGCAACCTGCCCGCGGCTGAGGTGTACGAGGGAGACCTGTTCGAGCCGCTACCCCGGTCACTGCGCGGCGCGTTCGACGTGGTCGTCGCCAATGTCCCCTATGTACCGACCGACGAGATCGATTGGATGCCGGTGGAAGCCCGGCTGCACGAACCACTGTCTGCTTTGGACGGTGGCGCGGATGGCCTGCGGTTCCAGCGCTTGCTCGCCGGGGGAGCGGCGGAGTGGTTGCGGCCGGGTGGGTCGTTGCTGGTGGAGACGAGTGAGCGGCAGTCTCCGGTGTCGGTGGATGTGTTCGCGGGTGCGGGTTTCGCGGCCGAAGTGCGGGTGTGCGACGAGCGGGACTCGACGGTTGTGGTGGGTGTGCTGGCGGGCTGA
- a CDS encoding RNA polymerase sigma factor, translated as MTPSAVEDLLRECAPRVLGVLVRHHGRFDACEDAVQEALLAAVTAWPRDGVPDNPTGWLVTAAGRKLTDHWRSENARRRREDVVAAQAELLVPLAAAEDDTLELFFLCCHPDLSTPSQIALTLRAVGGLTTAQIAASFLVPEATMAQRISRAKTRLRGEAFPRGGDRARLGAVLHVLYLIFTEGHTASSGPDLNRADLTAEAIRLTRLVHGLLPDDGEVTGLLALMVLTESRRAARTTADGAMVPLAEQDRSLWDRAAITEGVALVTDTLSRAPLGPYQLQSAIAAVHAEAADTDSTDWAQILVLYDILDRIAPNPMVTVNRAVALAQVSGPRAGLAVLDSLAGDKRVDGHHRLAAVRAHLLELDGDLDGARESYRLAARGTASLPERRYLEARADRVGQ; from the coding sequence GTGACCCCGAGCGCGGTCGAGGACCTGCTGCGCGAGTGCGCGCCGCGGGTCCTCGGCGTGCTCGTGCGCCACCACGGGCGGTTCGACGCCTGCGAGGACGCGGTGCAGGAGGCCCTGCTGGCCGCGGTCACCGCTTGGCCGCGCGACGGGGTGCCGGACAACCCGACCGGCTGGCTGGTCACCGCGGCGGGCCGCAAGCTCACCGACCACTGGCGGTCCGAGAACGCCAGGCGTCGCCGCGAGGACGTCGTCGCCGCGCAGGCCGAGCTGCTGGTTCCCCTGGCCGCGGCCGAGGACGACACGCTGGAGTTGTTCTTCCTCTGCTGCCACCCCGACCTGAGCACCCCCTCGCAGATCGCGTTGACGCTGCGCGCGGTCGGCGGGCTCACCACCGCGCAGATCGCGGCGTCGTTCCTGGTCCCGGAAGCGACGATGGCGCAGCGGATCTCCCGCGCGAAGACCCGCCTGCGCGGGGAGGCGTTCCCGCGCGGCGGTGACCGCGCCCGCCTCGGCGCGGTGCTGCACGTCCTGTACCTGATCTTCACCGAGGGGCACACGGCCTCGTCCGGTCCGGACCTCAACCGCGCCGACCTCACTGCGGAGGCCATCAGGTTGACCCGCCTCGTGCACGGGCTCCTGCCCGACGACGGCGAGGTCACCGGTCTGCTGGCGCTGATGGTGCTCACCGAGTCCCGCCGCGCGGCCCGCACGACTGCGGACGGCGCGATGGTGCCGCTGGCCGAGCAGGACCGCTCGCTGTGGGACCGCGCCGCGATCACCGAGGGGGTCGCGCTGGTGACCGACACCCTGTCGCGGGCGCCGCTGGGGCCCTACCAGCTCCAGTCGGCCATCGCCGCGGTCCACGCCGAGGCCGCCGACACCGACTCGACCGACTGGGCGCAGATCCTGGTGCTCTACGACATCCTCGACCGCATCGCGCCGAACCCGATGGTCACGGTGAACCGGGCGGTGGCGCTCGCACAGGTGTCCGGCCCGCGCGCCGGGCTGGCGGTCCTGGACTCGCTGGCGGGCGACAAACGCGTCGACGGCCACCACCGGCTCGCCGCCGTCCGCGCGCACCTGCTGGAACTCGACGGCGACCTCGACGGCGCCAGGGAGTCCTACCGCCTCGCCGCCCGCGGCACGGCAAGCTTGCCCGAGCGGCGCTACCTGGAGGCCCGGGCGGACCGGGTCGGGCAGTAG
- a CDS encoding YciI family protein encodes MKFLLIMQINNAILDALTEQEREAVMTGHQAFIKALQESGEMIGTQALGDPSTSVTVAGRGGETVVTDGPFVEAKEYMGGYYLVDCESKERAVELAGMIPDARIDGLAVEVRPVMFSSGFEM; translated from the coding sequence GTGAAGTTCCTGCTCATCATGCAGATCAACAACGCCATCCTGGACGCGCTCACCGAGCAGGAGCGCGAGGCCGTGATGACCGGCCACCAGGCGTTCATCAAGGCCCTGCAGGAGTCCGGGGAGATGATCGGCACCCAGGCGCTCGGCGACCCGAGCACCAGCGTCACGGTGGCGGGCCGCGGCGGGGAGACCGTGGTGACCGACGGGCCGTTCGTGGAGGCCAAGGAGTACATGGGCGGCTACTACCTGGTCGACTGCGAGAGCAAGGAGCGCGCCGTCGAGTTGGCCGGGATGATCCCCGACGCGCGGATCGACGGCCTCGCGGTGGAGGTGCGGCCGGTGATGTTCTCCAGCGGCTTCGAGATGTGA
- a CDS encoding NIPSNAP family protein encodes MLEIVELRRYTLHPGRRDELIELFEREFVEPQAAVGMPVLGTFRQPSEPDRFTWLRGFADLAGRAPSLTAFYSGPVWAAHRDAANATMIDSDDVLLLRPVRGGFPGPRAEPGPVRISVHHFDAPADDLADQSRDPLVLATHPGPNEFPALPVREGEHVLVTVSLDTAVPATPPTWRERAVREPEHLLLDPTPTSRLC; translated from the coding sequence GTGCTGGAGATCGTCGAACTGCGCCGCTACACCCTGCACCCGGGCAGGCGCGATGAGCTGATCGAGCTCTTCGAGCGGGAGTTCGTCGAGCCGCAGGCCGCCGTCGGGATGCCGGTCCTGGGCACCTTCCGCCAACCGTCCGAACCGGACCGGTTCACCTGGCTGCGCGGCTTCGCCGACCTGGCGGGCCGGGCGCCGTCGCTGACCGCGTTCTACTCAGGACCGGTCTGGGCCGCGCACCGCGACGCCGCCAACGCCACCATGATCGATTCCGACGACGTCCTGCTGCTGCGGCCGGTGCGCGGCGGGTTCCCCGGGCCGCGCGCCGAACCGGGGCCGGTGCGGATCAGCGTCCACCACTTCGACGCCCCGGCCGACGACCTCGCCGACCAGAGCCGGGACCCGCTGGTCCTGGCCACCCACCCCGGCCCGAACGAGTTCCCCGCCCTGCCGGTCCGCGAGGGTGAGCACGTGCTCGTCACGGTCTCCCTGGACACCGCCGTCCCGGCCACCCCGCCCACCTGGCGCGAGCGCGCGGTCCGGGAACCGGAGCACCTGCTGCTCGACCCGACGCCCACCTCGCGGCTGTGCTGA
- a CDS encoding RNA polymerase-binding protein RbpA, with protein MADRVLRGSRLGAVSYETDRNHDLAPRRTVRYACPKGHDFEVPFSDDAEVPSIWECRLHGAESKMIDGSDPEPKKIKPPRTHWDMLLERRTIAELEDLLTERLTELRGRRSRTA; from the coding sequence ATGGCCGACCGTGTTCTCCGTGGTAGCAGGCTAGGTGCGGTCAGCTACGAGACTGACCGCAACCACGACCTGGCCCCCCGTCGTACGGTCCGGTACGCGTGCCCGAAGGGTCACGACTTCGAGGTGCCGTTCAGCGACGACGCCGAGGTCCCCTCGATCTGGGAGTGCAGGCTGCACGGCGCCGAATCCAAGATGATCGACGGGTCCGACCCCGAGCCCAAGAAGATCAAGCCGCCGCGCACCCACTGGGACATGCTCCTCGAGCGGCGCACCATCGCGGAGTTGGAGGACCTGCTCACCGAGCGCCTCACCGAGCTGCGCGGTCGCCGCAGCCGCACCGCCTGA